In Populus trichocarpa isolate Nisqually-1 chromosome 16, P.trichocarpa_v4.1, whole genome shotgun sequence, a genomic segment contains:
- the LOC7465293 gene encoding uncharacterized protein LOC7465293 isoform X2: MAIMSDKGEKTCPLCAEEMDLTDQQLKPCKCGYEICVWCWNHIMEMAGKDNSDGRCPACRIPYDKEKIVGMAANCERLVAEMNSERKLKSHKGKPKISEGRMHLSNVRVIQRNLVYIIGLPLNIADESLLQRREYFGQYGKVLKVSISRTATGAIQHSANNSCCVYITYGKEEEAVRCIQSVHSFVLEGRSLRACFGTTKYCHAWLKNMPCSIPDCLYLHDFGSEEDSFTKDDLVSAFTRSRVQQIIGATNNLHRRSGNVLPPPADECTDRNISLTAKHDSKTSNNIMNWDSSSYAESGAGRSNTLHGAASWVTCVSGSLPPVTSFSSSGGTPNHKPETSHGPCALASEVVSTKSSGDVKRTILEGSCEVNPANLTLIDHLPCSPASQDSAGDTALPSAGTSPSKLTKPSCITSLDEDGNFHSDGDLQGLCSGLSSICTDGSLKDEYREPVTSEILISIHKLPKSQVSQQFVSEALRESSFSPTLKECAIVEDLLGFDDQEVQDFGSIHNQPPISSSPSSKQHLEQSWQQGKIHQCTVDVHPSILPPKHDEVAFPFRSGNTVLPNGLHGRQANGLTEWDRSSNHSSVLLEAGSGKCLEEHGNVASGDCKLDQDTDESSIISNILSMDSGVWEDSLTSPQNLVKFLADNDTQQSSLKIPCIRKPQESSQSRFSFARQDGFSNHLSNFEHSLENATNKSPVSNHIIENKEPWMDHYRSISSNITSVESNGFLRKHPFTSSSFSVSKTSTSPPPGFSVPSRAVPPGFLTHGAVHYDFDHSANHFLQNSAPLSRNIGISGDVEFIDPAIMEVGKGFLSARLSNPGFDAKPAFPPQFSPFDHDSELQMLMRQSISAQQNPRLSDHLRNRFSPPDDAYTISPMFLGQSPPNKSSSFTQLTAQQLRNMHMPNGSLGGGWNEVKNISDPCMPEFLGNGGLGFSKFVPSYEDLKYQMSGSSNLYNRGFAM, encoded by the exons AT GGCAATCATGAGCGACAAGGGAGAGAAGACATGCCCATTGTGTGCTGAGGAGATGGATTTGACGGATCAGCAATTGAAGCCATGCAAATGTGGTTATGAG ATCTGTGTTTGGTGCTGGAACCACATTATGGAAATGGCTGGCAAGGATAATTCTGATGGTCGCTGCCCAGCTTGTCGTATACCATACGACAAAGAAAAGATAGTGGGGATGGCAGCAAACTGTGAAAG GCTAGTGGCTGAAATGAATTCAGAGCGAAAACTGAAGTCCCATAAAGGGAAGCCAAAAATATCTGAAGGGAGGATGCATCTAAGCAATGTTAGAGTCATTCAACGGAATCTAGTGTATATAATTGGATTACCTCTCAATATTGCAGATGAATCC CTTCTTCAGCGAAGAGAGTATTTTGGCCAATATGGAAAGGTTCTGAAGGTGTCTATTTCTCGAACCGCAACAGGGGCGATTCAACATTCTGCAAACAACAGCTGTTGTGT GTATATAACATATGGAAAAGAGGAGGAAGCAGTTCGTTGTATTCAATCAGTGCACAGTTTTGTCTTAGAAGGTAGATCCTTGAG GGCATGTTTTGGAACGACAAAATATTGCCATGCATGGCTGAAAAATATG CCTTGCAGCATTCCGGACTGTTTATATTTGCATGATTTTGGCTCCGAAGAAGATAGTTTTACAAAAGATGATTTAGTTTCAGCCTTTACAAG GAGTAGAGTACAACAAATTATTGGTGCTACAAATAATTTGCATCGGCGTTCAGGAAATGTTTTGCCACCCCCAGCAGATGAGTGCACTGATAGGAACATATCATTGACAGCCAAACATGATTCCAAAACTTCTAAC AATATAATGAACTGGGATAGCAGTTCATATGCGGAAAGTGGTGCTGGAAGATCCAATACACTACATGGGGCAGCTTCATG GGTGACATGTGTCTCTGGCAGTTTGCCACCAGTTACAAGTTTTTCATCATCAGGTGGAACTCCCAATCATAAACCTGAAACATCACATGGTCCCTGTGCTCTTGCATCAGAAGTTGTGAGCACCAAAAGTTCTGGTGACGTAAAAAGAACCATACTTGAAGGAAGCTGTGAAGTGAATCCTGCCAATTTAACATTGATTGACCATTTACCTTGTTCTCCAGCATCTCAGGACAGTGCTGGAGATACTGCATTGCCATCAGCTGGAACAAGCCCTTCAAAACTCACCAAACCATCCTGTATTACCAGTCTGGATGAGGATGGGAATTTTCATTCGGATGGGGATCTTCAGGGACTATGTTCTGGGTTATCGTCAATTTGCACTGATGGTAGCCTTAAGGATGAGTACCGTGAACCTGTTACTTCagaaattttgatttctattcaTAAACTGCCCAAAAGTCAAGTCTCACAACAATTTGTGAGTGAGGCACTTAGAGAGTCTTCATTCTCGCCAACACTGAAAGAATGTGCTATTGTTGAGGATTTACTCGGTTTTGATGATCAGGAAGTCCAGGACTTTGGAAGCATCCATAATCAACCACCCATATCATCCTCACCTTCTTCAAAACAGCATTTGGAACAGTCCTGGCAGCAAGGCAAGATTCATCAATGCACTGTTGATGTACATCCAAGCATTCTTCCCCCTAAGCATGATGAGGTTGCTTTTCCATTCAGATCTGGCAACACAGTTTTGCCGAATGGATTGCATGGCAGACAAGCTAATGGCCTTACTGAGTGGGATAGATCTTCTAACCATTCTAGTGTCTTGTTAGAGGCAGGATCAGGGAAGTGCTTGGAAGAACATGGTAATGTGGCCAGTGGTGACTGTAAACTTGATCAAGATACAGATGAGAGCAGCATTATCTCAAATATTTTATCCATGGATTCTGGTGTGTGGGAAGATTCATTGACATCACCTCAGAATTTAGTTAAGTTCCTGGCTGATAATGATACACAACAAAGTTCCCTCAAAATACCATGCATACGAAAACCACAGGAGAGTAGTCAATCAAGGTTCTCATTTGCCAGGCAGGATGGTTTTTCCAATCATTTGTCTAATTTTGAACATTCTCTTGAAAATGCAACAAATAAATCTCCCGTCTCAAATCATATTATTGAAAACAAGGAACCTTGGATGGACCATTACCGTAGTATCTCTTCAAATATTACTTCTGTGGAATCAAATGGTTTTCTCAGGAAGCATCCTTTTACATCTTCTAGCTTTTCTG TTTCCAAAACTTCCACTTCTCCCCCTCCAGGATTCTCGGTGCCAAGCAGAGCTGTGCCTCCAGGATTTCTTACTCATGGGGCAGTACACTATGATTTTGACCATTCTG CAAATCATTTTCTACAAAACTCCGCTCCACTATCTAGGAATATTGGCATCTCCGGGGATGTTGAATTTATTGATCCTGCAATAATGGAAGTTGGCAAAGGATTTCTGTCAGCAAGGCTGAGTAATCCAGGCTTTGATGCAAAACCAGCTTTCCCCCCCCAGTTTAGTCCTTTTGATCATGATTCAGAGCTTCAAATGCTGATGCGGCAATCAATTTCTGCTCAGCAGAACCCCAGGTTGTCAGATCACTTAAGGAATAGATTCTCTCCACCAGATGATGCTTACACCATTTCACCTATGTTTCTTGGTCAATCTCCACCCAACAAATCATCGTCATTTACACAATTGACAGCTCAACAGCTTAGAAATATGCACATGCCAAATGGCAGTTTGGGTGGTGGTTGGAATGAGGTAAAAAACATTAGTGATCCTTGTATGCCAGAATTCCTGGGAAATGGAGGGTTGGGATTTAGCAAATTTGTTCCTAGCTATGAGGATTTGAAGTATCAAATGTCTGGTTCCAGCAATCTATACAACAGAGGATTTGCAATGTGA